A single region of the Pseudomonas mandelii genome encodes:
- a CDS encoding SDR family oxidoreductase — protein sequence MQNRMMITGAGSGLGREIALRWAREGWQLALSDVSEPGLQETLKLVREAGGDGFIQRCDVRDYSQLTAFAQACEEKLGGIDVIVNNAGVASGGFFSELSLEDWDWQIAINLMGVVKGCKAFLPLLEKSKGKIINIASMAALMQGPAMSNYNVAKAGVVALSESLLVELAQQEVGVHVVCPSFFQTNLLDSFRGPTPAMKAQVGKLLESSPITATDIADYIYEHVAAGEFMILPHEQGRMAWALKQKNPQLLYNEMTTMADKMRAKAKQNAG from the coding sequence ATGCAAAATCGCATGATGATCACTGGCGCGGGCTCAGGCCTGGGTCGCGAAATCGCGCTGCGCTGGGCGCGTGAAGGCTGGCAGCTGGCCTTGTCGGACGTCAGCGAACCCGGTCTGCAGGAAACCCTGAAGCTGGTTCGCGAAGCGGGTGGCGACGGTTTTATCCAGCGTTGCGATGTGCGCGATTACAGTCAACTGACCGCTTTCGCCCAGGCCTGCGAAGAGAAACTTGGCGGCATCGATGTCATCGTCAACAACGCTGGCGTGGCCTCGGGCGGGTTCTTCAGTGAACTGTCCCTGGAAGATTGGGACTGGCAGATCGCGATCAACCTGATGGGCGTGGTCAAGGGCTGCAAGGCCTTCCTGCCGCTGCTGGAAAAAAGCAAAGGCAAAATCATCAACATCGCGTCCATGGCCGCTCTCATGCAAGGCCCGGCCATGAGCAACTACAACGTGGCCAAGGCCGGCGTAGTGGCCCTGTCCGAAAGCCTGCTGGTCGAATTGGCGCAACAGGAAGTGGGCGTGCACGTGGTCTGCCCGTCGTTTTTCCAGACCAACCTGCTGGATTCCTTCCGTGGCCCGACTCCGGCCATGAAAGCCCAGGTCGGCAAACTGCTGGAAAGTTCGCCGATCACCGCGACGGACATTGCCGATTACATCTATGAGCACGTCGCCGCCGGTGAATTCATGATCCTGCCCCACGAGCAGGGCCGCATGGCCTGGGCACTCAAGCAGAAGAACCCGCAACTGCTTTACAACGAAATGACCACCATGGCCGACAAAATGCGCGCCAAGGCCAAACAAAACGCAGGCTGA
- a CDS encoding DUF3309 family protein encodes MDMGTILIVILILLLVGGLPVFPHSRSWGYGPSGIIGVVLVVLLILLLLGKI; translated from the coding sequence ATAGACATGGGCACAATTCTTATCGTAATTCTGATTCTCCTGCTGGTAGGTGGTTTGCCGGTCTTTCCACACTCCAGAAGTTGGGGTTATGGCCCGTCGGGTATCATCGGCGTGGTGTTGGTGGTGCTGTTGATTCTGCTGTTACTTGGCAAGATATAA
- a CDS encoding LTA synthase family protein produces the protein MANPDALSQQRASSRLLQPTVKSHLAYTLLCAMVMMVMFSLLRVALLVYNREMIQDSPASTFIEAFANGLRFDLRLVVYLCIPLILALFSARAMAARGFFRFWLTIAASTALFLGLMEMDFYREFHQRLNGLVFQYVKEDPKTVMSMLWYGFPVVRYLLAWAFGTLILTLAFKGADRATRPRGPFSGGSIGARQIAPWYTRGVVFVVCLLVCVVAARGTLRQGPPLRWGDVYTTDSNFANQLGLNGTLSLIAAAKSRMSEERDNIWKATLDQPVAQQTVRDMLLTPSDKLVDGETAAVRRNYSPAADKTLPIKNVVVILMESFAGHSVGALGRPGNVTPYFDKLSKEGLLFDRFFSNGTHTHQGMFATMACFPNLPGFEYLMQTPEGSHKLSGLPQLLSARDYDDVYVYNGDFAWDNQSGFFSNQGMTNFIGRNDFVNPVFSDPTWGVSDQDMFNRGLEELKARDGKDKKPFYALLQTLSNHTPYALPTPLPVERVTDRGSLNEHLTAMRYSDWALGQFFEQARKEPYFKETLFVVVGDHGFGNEQQITEMDLGRFNVPMLLIGPGVQEKFGQVDHTVGTQIDIVPTIMGRIGGDVIHQCWGRDLLNLPEGDKGFGVIKPSGSDQTVALLTADRVLVLPKEMPPKLYQYELGANSKGELIPASADEAALKQKLESFIQTATKSLIDNTAGVVDGKPD, from the coding sequence ATGGCAAACCCGGACGCCCTGAGTCAGCAGCGAGCTTCAAGTCGCCTGCTGCAACCGACCGTCAAATCGCACCTGGCCTACACGCTGCTGTGCGCCATGGTCATGATGGTCATGTTCAGCCTGCTGCGCGTTGCGCTGCTGGTCTACAACCGCGAAATGATCCAGGATTCACCCGCCTCGACCTTCATCGAGGCGTTCGCCAATGGTCTGCGTTTCGACCTGCGCCTGGTGGTCTACCTCTGCATTCCGCTGATTCTGGCACTGTTCAGCGCCCGGGCCATGGCCGCTCGCGGGTTCTTCCGCTTCTGGCTGACCATCGCAGCGAGCACCGCGCTGTTCCTGGGCCTGATGGAGATGGATTTCTACCGCGAGTTCCACCAGCGCCTCAATGGCTTGGTCTTCCAATATGTGAAGGAAGACCCGAAAACCGTGATGAGCATGCTCTGGTACGGTTTTCCTGTGGTTCGCTACCTGCTGGCCTGGGCTTTCGGCACGTTGATCCTGACCCTCGCGTTCAAGGGCGCCGACCGCGCGACCCGTCCTCGCGGCCCGTTCAGTGGCGGCAGCATCGGCGCGCGCCAGATCGCCCCGTGGTATACGCGAGGCGTCGTGTTCGTGGTCTGTCTGCTGGTTTGCGTGGTTGCCGCTCGTGGCACCCTGCGTCAGGGCCCGCCGCTGCGTTGGGGTGACGTCTACACCACCGATTCGAACTTCGCCAACCAGTTGGGCCTCAACGGCACCTTGTCGCTGATCGCGGCGGCCAAGAGCCGGATGTCCGAAGAGCGCGACAACATCTGGAAAGCCACGCTGGACCAACCAGTGGCTCAGCAGACCGTCCGCGATATGTTGCTGACCCCAAGCGACAAACTGGTGGATGGCGAAACCGCTGCCGTGCGTCGTAACTACTCTCCGGCCGCTGACAAGACCCTGCCGATCAAGAACGTCGTTGTGATCCTGATGGAAAGCTTCGCCGGTCACTCGGTGGGCGCGCTGGGTCGTCCGGGTAACGTCACGCCGTACTTCGACAAGCTGTCCAAAGAAGGCCTGTTGTTCGACCGCTTCTTCTCCAACGGCACCCACACCCACCAGGGCATGTTCGCCACCATGGCCTGCTTCCCGAACCTGCCGGGCTTCGAATACCTGATGCAGACCCCGGAAGGCAGCCACAAACTGTCCGGCCTGCCACAGTTGCTCAGCGCCCGTGACTACGACGATGTGTACGTCTACAACGGTGACTTCGCCTGGGACAACCAGTCGGGCTTCTTCAGCAACCAGGGCATGACCAACTTCATCGGGCGTAACGACTTCGTTAACCCGGTGTTCTCCGACCCGACCTGGGGCGTGTCCGACCAGGACATGTTCAACCGGGGTCTGGAAGAGTTGAAGGCCCGCGACGGCAAGGACAAAAAACCGTTCTATGCCTTGCTGCAAACCCTGTCCAACCACACGCCTTACGCCTTGCCGACGCCTTTGCCGGTCGAGCGCGTGACCGACCGTGGCAGCCTCAACGAACATTTGACCGCCATGCGCTACTCCGACTGGGCGCTGGGTCAGTTCTTCGAGCAGGCGCGTAAAGAGCCGTACTTCAAGGAAACCCTGTTCGTGGTGGTCGGCGACCATGGTTTCGGCAACGAGCAGCAGATCACCGAAATGGACCTGGGCCGATTCAACGTACCGATGCTGCTGATCGGGCCGGGCGTGCAGGAAAAATTCGGCCAGGTTGACCATACCGTGGGCACCCAGATCGACATCGTGCCGACCATCATGGGGCGTATCGGTGGCGACGTGATTCACCAGTGCTGGGGGCGTGACTTGCTGAACCTGCCGGAAGGCGACAAGGGCTTCGGCGTAATCAAGCCATCGGGCAGCGATCAAACCGTAGCGTTGCTGACCGCGGATCGCGTGTTGGTGCTGCCTAAGGAAATGCCGCCCAAGTTGTATCAGTACGAACTGGGCGCCAATTCGAAAGGCGAACTGATTCCGGCGTCGGCTGACGAAGCGGCCCTCAAGCAGAAACTCGAGTCGTTCATCCAGACGGCCACCAAGAGCCTGATCGACAACACCGCCGGTGTGGTTGACGGCAAGCCGGACTAA
- a CDS encoding START domain-containing protein has protein sequence MGSLHRMAVLCGLTVVLATTAAQAEDWKVAKNEDGIKVSLSEVAGSDYKAYQGVTLMKTTMAKLRALQEDVAGACTWIHDCKTQKLLKQEGDQNWTYTQFNTPWPVTPRDSVLHITTTEGADGSLTRKLEGVPKYVAEEKGFVRVTKVDGFWKFVPKGDQIEVTYQVHTEPGGSIPSMVANKFVVDAPFNTLKALKERAEK, from the coding sequence ATGGGTTCGCTGCATCGTATGGCTGTGCTGTGTGGTTTGACGGTGGTGCTGGCCACCACGGCTGCACAGGCCGAGGACTGGAAAGTCGCCAAGAATGAAGACGGCATCAAGGTGTCCCTGAGTGAAGTGGCCGGTTCCGATTACAAAGCGTACCAGGGTGTCACCCTGATGAAGACCACCATGGCCAAATTGCGCGCGCTGCAGGAAGACGTGGCAGGCGCCTGCACTTGGATTCACGACTGCAAGACCCAGAAGCTGCTCAAGCAGGAAGGTGATCAGAACTGGACCTACACCCAGTTCAATACCCCGTGGCCGGTGACTCCGCGTGATTCGGTGTTGCATATCACCACCACCGAAGGCGCCGACGGCAGCCTGACCCGCAAGCTTGAAGGCGTGCCGAAGTACGTGGCTGAGGAAAAGGGCTTCGTGCGAGTCACCAAGGTCGATGGTTTCTGGAAGTTCGTCCCCAAGGGTGACCAGATCGAAGTGACCTACCAGGTGCACACCGAGCCAGGCGGCAGCATCCCATCAATGGTCGCCAACAAGTTCGTGGTCGATGCGCCATTCAACACGCTCAAGGCCCTGAAAGAGCGCGCCGAGAAGTAA
- a CDS encoding YkgJ family cysteine cluster protein, whose amino-acid sequence MKCREGCGACCIAPSISSPIPGMPNGKAAGERCIQLSIDNLCSIFGDPQRPAVCSAFEADVEVCGSSSDEAIKLLGWWEQMTAA is encoded by the coding sequence ATGAAATGCCGTGAAGGCTGTGGCGCCTGTTGCATTGCCCCTTCCATCAGTTCACCGATTCCCGGCATGCCCAATGGCAAAGCCGCTGGCGAACGTTGCATCCAACTGTCTATCGATAACCTGTGCAGCATTTTCGGCGATCCACAACGTCCTGCCGTATGTTCGGCGTTTGAAGCCGACGTGGAAGTCTGCGGAAGCAGCAGTGACGAAGCGATCAAGCTGCTGGGATGGTGGGAGCAGATGACGGCTGCATGA
- a CDS encoding translation initiation factor 2, which yields MKPIFPAACLSICLLVTVNVQGVMAASTQEKPAASATTSKKPVAAKKTTAVKKNVAPVKKKPAVLKKRPPIASKSKSAREVAKTQLPSADLDLSLPKDLVEELKPIGTVPMPRRDSVLPEMFGDKNSQFQLNGRLLSNEMQLQLRNEERRDVEGAALDFEFKQ from the coding sequence ATGAAACCGATTTTTCCTGCCGCCTGCCTATCGATCTGCCTCCTTGTGACCGTTAATGTCCAAGGCGTCATGGCGGCTTCGACTCAGGAAAAGCCGGCAGCCAGCGCAACAACGTCGAAAAAACCGGTTGCCGCGAAGAAAACTACTGCGGTGAAAAAAAACGTCGCGCCAGTCAAAAAGAAACCGGCTGTGCTGAAAAAGCGGCCGCCGATTGCTTCAAAGTCTAAATCGGCCCGAGAAGTGGCGAAGACTCAACTCCCTTCCGCCGACCTGGACCTGAGCCTGCCTAAAGATTTGGTCGAAGAGCTGAAACCGATCGGTACGGTCCCTATGCCACGACGCGACTCCGTGTTGCCGGAGATGTTCGGTGACAAGAACAGTCAATTTCAGCTCAACGGCCGGCTGCTCAGCAACGAAATGCAGTTGCAACTGCGCAATGAAGAGCGCCGGGACGTCGAAGGCGCAGCGCTGGATTTCGAGTTCAAACAGTAA
- a CDS encoding aminotransferase-like domain-containing protein: protein MTNLLLYQRIAQQLAEDIRRGVYQPGERVPSVRKMSSQLNVSHATVLQAYANLEDQGLIRARPQSGYYVHQTPALTAPTPDIARVERPGLVTRSSIIQQVLVESRREGVFPLGAAVPSVDYLPVRALHQQLAKVTRFHSPRAFSYMFSPGFEPLRRQVAIRMRDAGVVVDPSEVVITHGCVDALQMSLRVLTRPGDLIAAESPTYYGLLQLADLLGLKVIEIPSDPATGMSLEALQLAANQWSIKALVLTTRLSNPLGGTMPEERQKQLLRLASDFDIQIVEDDIYGELMFEQGRTKSLKAYDRLDRVIYCSSFSKTLSPGVRIGWMIAGKYQQEIQRLQTFSTHSACSVTQMGIAAYLENGGYDRHLRYIRQEYRKNLSAFQLAVQQYFPEGTQMTRPTGGFILWVSLPGRVNTQELHVRALQQGISIAPGLIFSNTEQFNHCIRLNCGTPWNREAERALMTLGMLATQLCQETTSGF, encoded by the coding sequence ATGACCAATCTCTTGCTCTACCAACGTATTGCTCAGCAACTGGCCGAAGATATCCGTCGTGGTGTCTATCAACCGGGGGAACGCGTGCCTTCGGTGCGCAAGATGAGCTCGCAGCTCAACGTCAGCCATGCGACTGTTTTGCAGGCTTACGCCAATCTCGAGGATCAAGGGCTGATCCGCGCCCGGCCGCAGTCGGGTTACTACGTGCACCAGACGCCGGCCCTGACGGCGCCCACGCCGGACATCGCCCGGGTCGAGCGGCCCGGCCTGGTCACCCGTAGCAGCATCATTCAGCAAGTGCTGGTCGAATCTCGCCGCGAGGGTGTTTTTCCCTTGGGCGCAGCGGTGCCGAGCGTCGATTATCTGCCGGTCCGCGCCTTGCACCAGCAATTGGCAAAAGTCACCCGTTTCCATAGCCCGCGTGCCTTCAGCTACATGTTCAGCCCCGGTTTTGAACCGTTGCGCCGGCAGGTGGCGATCCGCATGCGTGATGCCGGCGTGGTGGTCGATCCGTCCGAAGTGGTGATCACCCACGGTTGTGTCGATGCATTGCAGATGTCTCTTCGCGTGCTGACCCGGCCGGGCGACCTGATCGCCGCCGAATCGCCGACTTATTACGGTTTGCTGCAATTGGCCGACTTGCTGGGTCTCAAAGTCATCGAGATCCCCAGCGACCCGGCGACTGGCATGAGCCTCGAAGCCCTGCAATTGGCGGCCAACCAGTGGTCGATCAAGGCGCTGGTACTGACCACGCGTCTGAGTAATCCACTGGGCGGTACCATGCCCGAAGAGCGGCAGAAACAACTGCTGCGCCTGGCCTCGGATTTCGATATCCAGATCGTTGAAGACGACATCTACGGCGAGTTGATGTTCGAACAAGGCCGGACCAAATCGCTCAAGGCCTACGATCGGCTGGATCGGGTGATTTATTGCTCGAGCTTCTCCAAGACCCTGTCACCGGGCGTGCGGATTGGCTGGATGATTGCCGGCAAATACCAGCAAGAGATTCAGCGTTTGCAAACGTTCAGCACGCATTCGGCGTGCAGCGTCACGCAGATGGGCATCGCCGCGTACCTGGAGAATGGCGGTTACGACCGTCACTTGCGCTACATCCGTCAGGAATACCGCAAGAACCTGAGCGCCTTCCAGTTGGCCGTGCAGCAGTATTTCCCGGAAGGCACGCAGATGACCCGGCCCACCGGCGGTTTCATTCTGTGGGTCAGTCTGCCGGGGCGGGTCAACACTCAGGAACTGCATGTGCGTGCGTTGCAGCAGGGCATCAGTATCGCGCCGGGGCTGATTTTCAGTAACACCGAGCAGTTCAATCACTGCATCCGCCTGAACTGTGGAACGCCCTGGAACCGTGAAGCCGAGCGCGCATTGATGACCTTGGGAATGTTGGCGACTCAGCTGTGCCAGGAGACGACCAGCGGTTTCTGA
- a CDS encoding OmpA family protein, giving the protein MSLKSKALGGLILAGCASLYGCAGQHSETALQQAGTDFQKVKEDSNVLRIAPKDVIRAGESLARADRLSSYWGSGSDVVHYAYLSQRYSEIAREHTNQVLNEERAAKLELERQRLQLALRESKLLSVQQQGKWLEEQIVALATTQTDRGLVMTLGDVLFDTGEAELKNSANRVVLKIVQFLQLNPKRVVRIEGYTDSTGGKQDNLKLSRDRAQSVANVLMDLGIDDKRIKVEGYGDEYPVDVNASERGRAQNRRVEIVFSDEKGQLGAAR; this is encoded by the coding sequence ATGAGCCTCAAGTCCAAAGCACTCGGCGGATTGATCCTCGCAGGTTGTGCAAGCCTTTACGGCTGCGCCGGCCAACACAGCGAAACTGCATTGCAGCAGGCCGGGACTGACTTCCAGAAGGTCAAGGAAGACTCCAACGTGCTGCGAATCGCGCCCAAGGACGTGATTCGTGCCGGTGAATCCCTCGCCCGTGCTGATCGTCTTTCCAGTTACTGGGGCAGCGGTTCGGATGTGGTGCATTACGCCTACCTGAGCCAGCGCTACAGCGAAATTGCCCGTGAGCACACCAATCAGGTGCTCAACGAAGAGCGCGCGGCGAAGCTCGAACTGGAACGTCAGCGCCTGCAACTGGCCTTGCGCGAGTCCAAATTGCTCAGCGTGCAGCAGCAAGGCAAGTGGCTCGAAGAACAGATTGTCGCCCTGGCAACCACCCAGACCGACCGTGGCCTGGTGATGACCCTGGGCGACGTGCTGTTCGACACCGGCGAAGCGGAGTTGAAGAATTCGGCGAACCGCGTGGTCCTGAAGATCGTGCAGTTCCTGCAGCTCAACCCCAAGCGCGTGGTCCGTATCGAGGGCTACACCGACAGCACAGGCGGCAAGCAGGACAACCTCAAGTTGTCCCGTGACCGTGCGCAATCGGTGGCGAACGTTCTGATGGACCTGGGTATCGACGACAAACGTATCAAAGTCGAAGGCTACGGCGATGAATACCCGGTGGACGTGAATGCTTCCGAGCGTGGTCGTGCACAGAACCGTCGGGTGGAAATTGTGTTCTCCGACGAAAAAGGCCAGCTCGGCGCCGCCCGCTAA
- a CDS encoding DUF4398 domain-containing protein translates to MSIRPLFAALAVLALAGCAADPAPNEQIRLTEQALEQAKAVGATAADVPELKLAEDKFSRAQGDMTDQSYRHARMRAEQAELDARLAEAKVLTLKSEEQLNVLNTRITRLRKQLGDAQ, encoded by the coding sequence GTGAGTATTCGACCTCTTTTCGCTGCCCTGGCCGTTCTGGCTCTGGCGGGTTGTGCAGCCGATCCGGCGCCGAATGAACAAATACGCTTGACCGAACAGGCGCTTGAACAAGCCAAAGCCGTAGGCGCCACCGCCGCCGACGTGCCGGAACTCAAATTGGCCGAAGACAAGTTTTCCCGTGCCCAGGGCGACATGACGGATCAGTCCTACAGGCATGCGCGCATGCGGGCCGAGCAGGCTGAACTGGACGCGCGTCTGGCTGAAGCCAAGGTGCTGACCCTCAAGAGTGAGGAGCAGTTGAATGTGCTCAATACCCGCATCACTCGCCTGCGCAAGCAGCTGGGAGATGCCCAATGA
- a CDS encoding substrate-binding periplasmic protein encodes MDLRRVGGWSLLLGLTVLPALAVAAGKCERLVVTGSPDAPPYLWQDPQNPKHLIGASADLLQHVAGELGIKVELLYAGKRAQALDEVRSGRMDMLADAPLTVSELDTLDYIHPPLLENDYLVWTRKNSALVYNQAQDLHGHPGAVSEKSRMTQAFGTFADQQLTLVRTPNLTQAFQKLLLGEVEFVLAGRYSGMAAAQSLSMANDLIALPQPVDKPGLFLAVSHNSACNDPWLRGQLAKKMTELPASGLTESVLQRNIERWTAQQQQPVSTPKQ; translated from the coding sequence ATGGATTTGCGTCGCGTGGGTGGCTGGTCATTACTGCTGGGGCTGACGGTGCTGCCGGCGCTAGCCGTGGCGGCAGGCAAGTGCGAACGCCTGGTGGTGACCGGAAGCCCGGACGCGCCGCCGTACTTGTGGCAAGACCCGCAAAACCCCAAGCACCTGATCGGCGCCAGCGCAGACCTGTTGCAACACGTGGCAGGGGAGTTGGGCATCAAAGTCGAACTGCTTTACGCCGGCAAGCGCGCCCAGGCCCTGGACGAAGTGCGCAGCGGACGCATGGACATGCTGGCCGACGCGCCGTTGACCGTCAGCGAGCTGGACACCCTGGATTACATCCATCCGCCGTTGCTGGAAAACGACTATCTGGTCTGGACCCGAAAAAACTCGGCATTGGTCTATAACCAGGCGCAAGACCTTCACGGCCATCCGGGTGCCGTGTCGGAAAAGTCTCGAATGACCCAGGCATTCGGCACTTTCGCCGACCAGCAATTGACCCTCGTGCGTACCCCGAACCTGACCCAGGCCTTTCAGAAACTGCTGCTGGGCGAGGTGGAGTTTGTCCTCGCCGGACGCTACTCGGGCATGGCCGCCGCGCAATCGCTGAGCATGGCCAACGACCTGATCGCTCTTCCCCAACCGGTCGACAAACCTGGCCTGTTCCTCGCGGTTTCCCATAACTCCGCCTGCAACGATCCGTGGTTGCGCGGACAGCTGGCCAAAAAGATGACAGAATTGCCCGCGTCCGGACTGACGGAAAGCGTGCTGCAACGCAATATCGAGCGTTGGACAGCGCAGCAACAGCAACCCGTCAGTACCCCAAAACAGTAG
- a CDS encoding electron transfer flavoprotein subunit alpha/FixB family protein: MTILVIAEHDNKVVAPATLNTVAAAAKIGGDIHVLVAGQGVGAVAEAAAKIAGVAKVLVADNAAYAHQLPENVAPLVAELGAGYSHILAAATSNGKNILPRVAAQLDVDQISEIISVESADTFKRPIYAGNAIATVQSNAAVKVITVRATGFDPVAAEGGSASVEAVAAAHDAGTSSFVDEELAKSDRPELTAAKIVVSGGRGMQNGDNFKHLYALADKLGAAVGASRAAVDAGFVPNDMQVGQTGKIVAPQLYIAVGISGAIQHLAGMKDSKVIVAINKDEEAPIFQVADYGLVADLFEAIPEFEKLV; the protein is encoded by the coding sequence ATGACTATCTTGGTTATTGCTGAACACGACAACAAAGTAGTGGCCCCGGCCACGCTGAATACCGTGGCTGCCGCTGCCAAAATCGGCGGTGACATCCACGTTCTGGTTGCCGGCCAGGGCGTTGGCGCCGTGGCTGAGGCCGCTGCGAAAATCGCTGGCGTGGCGAAAGTGCTGGTGGCCGACAACGCCGCCTACGCTCATCAATTGCCGGAAAACGTCGCGCCGCTGGTAGCCGAGCTGGGCGCTGGTTACAGCCATATCCTGGCTGCCGCCACTTCCAACGGCAAAAACATCCTGCCGCGCGTTGCCGCTCAGCTGGACGTTGACCAGATCTCCGAGATCATCTCGGTCGAAAGCGCTGACACGTTCAAGCGCCCGATCTACGCCGGTAACGCCATCGCGACCGTTCAGTCGAACGCTGCAGTGAAAGTGATCACCGTGCGTGCCACCGGTTTCGACCCTGTGGCTGCTGAAGGTGGTTCGGCGTCGGTTGAAGCCGTTGCTGCTGCCCATGATGCTGGCACTTCCAGCTTCGTTGACGAAGAACTGGCCAAGTCCGATCGTCCAGAACTGACCGCTGCCAAGATCGTCGTTTCCGGCGGCCGCGGCATGCAGAATGGCGACAACTTCAAACACCTGTACGCCCTGGCCGACAAGCTGGGCGCTGCCGTGGGTGCTTCCCGCGCCGCGGTCGACGCAGGTTTTGTACCCAACGACATGCAGGTCGGTCAGACCGGCAAGATCGTTGCTCCACAGCTGTACATCGCCGTCGGTATCTCCGGCGCGATCCAGCACCTGGCCGGCATGAAAGACTCCAAAGTGATCGTTGCGATCAACAAGGACGAAGAAGCGCCGATCTTCCAGGTGGCCGATTATGGCCTGGTGGCTGACCTGTTCGAAGCCATCCCCGAGTTCGAGAAGCTGGTCTAA
- a CDS encoding electron transfer flavoprotein subunit beta/FixA family protein, with the protein MKVLVAVKRVVDYNVKVRVKADNSGVDLANVKMSMNPFCEIAVEEAVRLKEKGVATEIVVVSIGPTTAQEQLRTALALGADRAILVESAEDLTSLAVAKLLKAVVDKEQPQLVILGKQAIDSDNNQTGQMLAALSGYGQGTFASKVEVSGDTVAVTREIDGGAQTVSLKLPAIVTTDLRLNEPRYASLPNIMKAKKKPLEVLTPDALGVSTASTNKTVKVEAPAARSAGIKVKSVAELVEKLKNEAKVI; encoded by the coding sequence ATGAAGGTTCTTGTAGCTGTCAAACGCGTTGTGGATTACAACGTCAAGGTTCGCGTCAAGGCGGACAATTCCGGCGTCGACCTCGCCAACGTCAAGATGTCGATGAACCCGTTCTGCGAAATCGCAGTGGAAGAAGCCGTGCGCCTGAAAGAGAAAGGCGTTGCGACTGAAATCGTCGTCGTCTCCATCGGCCCGACCACCGCTCAAGAGCAACTGCGCACAGCGCTGGCTCTGGGTGCTGACCGCGCCATCCTCGTCGAATCCGCTGAAGATCTGACTTCCCTGGCCGTTGCCAAGCTGCTCAAGGCTGTTGTCGACAAGGAACAGCCTCAGCTGGTGATCCTTGGCAAACAAGCCATCGACAGCGACAACAACCAGACTGGCCAGATGCTTGCTGCATTGAGCGGCTACGGTCAGGGCACCTTCGCTTCGAAAGTCGAAGTGTCCGGCGACACCGTTGCCGTGACCCGCGAAATCGACGGCGGCGCGCAGACGGTTTCCCTGAAACTGCCGGCCATCGTCACCACCGACCTGCGTTTGAACGAGCCGCGCTACGCGTCCCTGCCAAACATCATGAAAGCCAAGAAGAAGCCTCTCGAAGTGCTGACTCCGGACGCTTTGGGCGTTTCCACCGCCTCCACCAACAAGACCGTGAAAGTCGAAGCGCCAGCTGCACGCAGCGCGGGTATCAAGGTCAAGTCGGTGGCTGAACTGGTCGAGAAACTGAAAAACGAAGCGAAGGTAATCTAA